Below is a genomic region from Brassica rapa cultivar Chiifu-401-42 chromosome A08, CAAS_Brap_v3.01, whole genome shotgun sequence.
CGTGGCTATTTTTGCAAACGCGATAACTTCTCCATCTAATATGTAAATCTTTTCAATGGAGACAGCATGCCAATCCGCGAAGGTGAAAGTACATGAAGTCGGGCCCCGACAAAATTtcctaaaaataattaattgaatCAACACAAAACACACATACAAAGATctcaaaacataaatattactTGAATATGAACACTTACGTCTCTAATGTCGGCAAATTCCGGAAGGAACACTGCTGTGGTTCCTATGATTGGCTGACCTTTCAAATAGTGAAGGGCCCTGTTAACATCCTTGAAACATCTGACATCGTTAAGGACATGTACGCGATTCGCCTCACTAGGGCGTTGACCAACATAGTCACTGCACTTCCTAGAAAACCTTCAGTCAGAACTCTTCGGAATCACGTTGTTCATTATATACTCCATAGCTCTAAACGTAGAATATCCGTAGTAGCTATGTTCCCCGAAActagttgaaagtctcattctTGCCTTCGAATGGTCCACAACATCCAGAAGAAACGTACTGGAATAACGTGTTCGTGTCTCATCGATTCCTCTGTGAAAACGTGCATCACTAATATTTCCCGAAGACGCCTTCGTCCAACATGTTCCTGCAATTTCGATTAAGGATATTATTTATAGTGAAAAGTTAAAAAGACTGgaaattatatatgtatcaCATTACGATGATATCCATGAGCTGCCACTGGAGCTTCTTTATCATGCCAGCCTTCTCCTTGTACTTTCTCATGGTCTACCTGAAATCATCATAACAAAATCATTGAGAAAACAAATACAGATAAAAAGaatacatattattatataatacaaGTAACACCATAAATTTTGCAGGCAAAAccgaatcaaaacaaaacaaaacagaaaccaaACCGAGTGTCATTTACTTTCTTAACctgaaaaccaaaccgaaacccGGTAACTTACACAAAACTCCTCAAATGTTCGTCATCTGAGCCGGAAGATTTTTGATCAAATGTTCGTCATCTAAGCCGGAAGATGGTGTAGATTCAACACCGTCGTCGTCGTCGACAAGTGAAGTACCTATTGACACTTGGACATACAACTGGTTCACCGTACTCGGAGGTATCGGAATGTTGAACACCGCGTACTTGACTTACCTCAAGCTCACTGGCTCCGATGCCTTTTGCCCTGTTGGTGGTGGTACTTGCGGCGATGTCTTGAACAGCGATTACGCCCTTGTTTTTGGTTAGTATCATCCATCGCTTTATTTTGATTCACGTTGCTCCATTGTTGAATTGTGGAGATTGAATGCATATGGGTAGTCCTGAGTCTAGAATATGAGATTTATATTCGTGTACATCTCTTGAACTAGCAATTCAATCACTAAGGCATGATTAGATCCTGTTTAAATAATTCGCATGTGATTGTGAGAATCTCGAATTTGTACTACAAGCTGTAGTATTGCCTTATTGGGGAGCTTCAGTATTTAGTATGCATAGAAAGAACTGTTAAAGTATTTAGTATGCTTCAATTTGTACTCCTGTTGTCGGATCTAGATTGCCTATTAAGACATCGAGCGATGCCTTAAAGTATCGTCCGACTCCGTGTCCTCGTCCGTGGCTATTTTTGCAATCCGCGATAACTTCTCCATCTAATATGTAAATCTTTTCTATGGAGACAGCATGCCAATCCGCGAAAGTGGAAGTACATGAAATCGGTCCATTtcctaaaaataattaattgaatCAACACAAAACACACAGACAAAGATCTCAAAACAGAAATATTACTTGAATATGGACACTTACGTCTCTAATGTCGGCAAATTCCGGAAGGAACTCTGCTATGGTTCCTATGATTGGCTGACCTTTCAAATAGTGAAGGGTCCTGTTAACATCCTTGAAACATCTGACATCGTTAAGGACATGTACGCGATTCACCTCACTAGGGCGTCGACCAACATAGTCACTGCACTTCCTAGAAAACCTTCAGTCAGAACTCTTCGGAATCACGTTGTTCATTATATACTTCATAGCTCTAAACGTAGAATATCCGTAGCAGCTATGTTCCCCAAAActagttgaaagtctcattctTGCCTTCGAATGGTCCACAACATCCAGAAGAAACGTACTGGAATGACGTGTTCGTGTCTCATCGATTCCTCTGTGAAAACATGCATCACTAATATTTCCCGAAGACGCCTTCGTCCAACATGTTCCTGCAATTTCGATTAAGGATATTATTTacagtaaaaagttaaaaagactggaaattatatatgtatcaCATTACGATGATATCCCTGAGCTGCCACTGGAGCTTCTTTATCATGTCAGCCTTCTCCTTGTACTTTCTCATGGTCTACCTGAAATCATCATAACAAAATCATTGAGAAAACAAATACAGATAAAAAGaatacatattattatataatacaaGTAACACCATAAATTTTGCAGGCAAAAccgaatcaaaacaaaacagaaaccaaACCGAGTGTCATTTACTTTCTTAACCtgaaaaccgaaccgaaacccgGTAACTTACACAAAACTCCTCAAATGTTTGTCATCTGAGCCGGAAGATTTTTGATCAAATGTTCGTCATCTGAGCCGGAAGATGGTGTAGATTCGGCGccatcgtcgtcgtcgtcgacAAGTGAAGTACCTATTGACACTTGGACATACAACTGGTTCACCGTACTCGGAGGTATCGGAATGTTGAACACCGCGTACTAGACTTACCTCAAGCTCACTGGCTCCGATGCCTTTTGCCCTGTTGGTGGTGGTACTTGCGGCGATGTCTTGAACAGCGATTACGCCCTTGTTTTTGGTTAGTATCATCCATCGCTTTATTTTGATTCACGTTGCTCCATTGTTTAATTGTGGAGATTGAATGCATATGGGTAGTCCTGAGTCTAGAATATGAGATTTATATTCGTGTACATCTCTTGAACTAGCAATTCAATCACTAAGGCATGATTAGATCCTGTTTAAATAATTCGAATGTGATTGTGAGAATCTCGAATTTGTGCTACAAGCTGTAGTATTGTCTTATTGGGGAGCTTCAGTATTTAGTATGCATAGAAAGAACTGTTAAAGTATTTAGTATGCTTCAATTTGTACTCCTGTTGTCGGATCTAGATTGCCTATTAAGACATCGAGCGATGCCTTAAAGTATCGTCCGACTCCGTGTCCTCGTCCGTGGCTATTTTTGCAATCCGCGATAACTTCTCCATCTAATATGTAAATCTTTTCTATGGAGACAGCACGCCAATCCGCGAAGGTGGAAGTACATGAAATTGGTCCCGATAAATTtcctaaaaataattaattgaatCAACACAAAACACACAGACAAAGATCTCAAAACAGAAATATTACTTGAATATGAACACTTACGTCTCTAATGTCGGCAAATTCCGGAAGGAACACTGCTATGGTTCCTATGATTGGCTGACCTTTCAAATAGTGAAGGACCCTGTTAACATCCTTGAAACATCTGACATCGTTAAGGACATGTACGCGATTCGCCTCACTAGGGCGTCGACCAACATAGTCACTGCACTTCCTAGAAAACCTTCAGTCAGAACTCTTCGGAATCACGTTGTTCATTATATACTCCATAGCTCTATACGTAGAATATCCGTAGCAGCTATGTTCCCCAAAActagttgaaagtctcattctTGCCTTCGAATGGTCCACAACATCCAGAAGAAACGTACTGGAATGACGTGTTCGTGTCTCATCGATTCCTCTGTGAAAACGTGCATCACTAATATTTCCCGAAGACGCCTTCGTCCAACATGTTCCTGCAATTTCGATTAAGGATATTATTTACAGTGAAAAGTTAAAAAGACTGgaaattatatatgtatcaCATTACGATGATATCCCTGAGCTGCCACTGGAGCTTCTTTATCATGCCAGCCTTCTCCTTGTACTTTCTTATGGTCTACCTGAAATCATCATAACAAAATCATTGAGAAAACAAATACAGATAAAAAGaatacatattattatataatacaaGTAACACCATAAATTTTGCAGGCAAAAccgaatcaaaacaaaacagaaaccaaACCGAGTGTAATTTACTTTCTTAACCtgaaaaccgaaccgaaacccgGTAACTTACAGAAAACTCCTCAAATGTTCGTCATCTGAGCCGAAAGATTTTTGAAGATTTCTTCTTATTCAATCACGACTGTTAACTGGCCCTGCGCTTTTTAAACACACAAGTTTATGGATAACTCTTTTTTTAAAAGTGTATTTAGAGGACTAACTGTTTTCTGACATCAGCTAACGAGCCTGTAGATGATGAATGGGAGGAGGAGGACACACCTGGAATACATGAGTTCTACAAAGTTCCAATACCCAAATGGTTTTCTGATGAAGCCTTGGAACGTGACAGTAAAAAGTATTACGTGGTAATAACATCAGATGATCTATTCATGGAGTTTTTTTGACTTGTATATGTTTCAGTTAGTAACCTAGTTTGGTTTCCTTCTCAGGTGACAGAATCAGAGCTGCATGACAATGACTGGCTTCAACTTCTCATGGAAGtcgccttcttctccaaagcaGATCGTGTAtgtactttcttcttctttttttttttgtcctctctctctcccaaaGCAACAAAACTTGAAACTTGTTGTCTCTTACACAATGTAACTGCAGCGTTTGGATGCTTACCTACCCTTGGAGCTCAACAGTGTTGTTGTGGAAACTTTGGAAGATTACACAACAGAGCCGAGTGAGAAGCTCAAAGCTGATAACGCAATCTTCTACATTAGCTACAAGTGTTGCTCTGATCCTTCAACGCCTTTGGCCGGTGATCACCGTGCCGTAGTAAGGAAAACCATGGATGGCAAACCAGGCCACATGTGTCTTGAGGTTGCTCTTACCAAAGAACAAGAATGACGAAGAGTTATTCATGTTTGCCTAGATCAAAACATCCAGAAGCttttgttttaagaaaaaaattatatcggTGCATGTAGGTGTATCATGCATGTAGTATATCGGTGTATTAATTAGATACAATGCTCTTGTCCCTTGTGGATATTTTTCTTGCATGTGCTTATGGATAATCAGCAGGTACAGATCTCTATGACACTAGACTGTACAGTATTAAAACCTAATAATTCGACTGTGAGCGACAAGGATAACGTTTATCTTATCCAAAACTCTAATCATGCGATGGGGCGAAACGTAACGCGTAAGGTGTTGCGCGGGAAAAGAGTCAAAAAGACAGTAGCCGTTGGATGTAGAGTAAATGGAGGGTTCAGATTAATTACTCAACATGCAATGATTGTAGGACCCACGGAGAGGTGAGAAAGAATATTCCTAAAGATGCTATAAAATAAATCAGCTCATCACACACTCACTCGCCGCATATTTCAACTGATCATCACCGTCGAAACGATGAGCACTCAGATATCGGAGATCGAGCAAGAGCAGCTGCTTGAGAAGCTCGAGATCTTCAAGATCCATGGCAGAGACAAACGACGACGTAAGATCCTTCGGATCATCGGCAAGTTCTTTCCAGGTAATTACTTGATACACTAAGCTTTTCTTTATTATGATCTGATTTGAATTCTTCTTGAATCAGCTCGGTTTCTCTCACTGGATGTGTTGAAGACGTATCTTGAGGAGAAGATCTTTCCTCGCTTAGGGAGAAAACCTTTCTCCATTCTCTACGTCCACACCGGCGTACAGAGGAGCGAGAATTTCCCCGGAATCTCAGCTCTACGAGCGATCTACGACGCGATTCCGGTGAACGTAAGAGACAATCTCCAGGAGGTTTACTTCCTCCACCCAGGCCTTCAGTCACGTCTCTTCCTCGCCACTTGCGGACGATTCCTATTCTCCGGCGGGTGAGTAACCTGTAACCGTCGCGTTTTTTTGCGGTTATAAGAAACTGAAGATTTTTTTCGATTACTGAATTTGTTTGTTTGGTGCGGTGATTGGCTACGGTAGGTTGTACGGGAAGCTAAGGTACGTAAGCAGAGTTGACTACTTGTGGGAGCACGTGAGGAGGAACGAGATAGAGATGCCGGAGTTTGTGTACGACCACGACGATGATCTGGAGTACCGTCCGATGATGGATTACGGTCAAGAGAGCGATCACGCGAGAGTTTACGCCGGAGCCGCCGTAGATTCGCCGGTCTCGAGTTTCTCCATGAGGTGTATCTCTTAGCGCAGATCACGGATCGTGTATTATAAAACCATATAATATAcgattttgaaatataaaagtATTACAAATAGATATGTGCTTTTCGATGTCAGTGAGCGCTTTTCACGGGAAAGAGTAGACAGCTGTTGGCGTTTGGATAAGGAGAGTTTGAGAATCTGTAGATCTTTTTTTGTCTTAAACATGTTCTCTTCTGTTTTTAATTACATATCGGTTTAGCTGGTTTGTTTCCAATTAAGTTTATTGAACCGGGTTGAACTCTGTATCCTCTACGCTACGACTTCAAGAGACAATAGGCCAATTACCAAAACTGGCAAAAAAAGAACATTActgtaataaacaaatatttcaagGACTTGACTGCAATTTTTACTTTAGCTTCATTATCTTTGACGGTTTCTTGCCATCAGAACCTTCGGTAGAGTGCTTCATCTTTCTACGGTTCACAAACTCTGAGAATGACGGAATCTCTGGGAGCCTTATAGGCGAACAGCTCGGGCTAATCACTAGCTGCTGTGTTGTTTCGTCGACATGTGGCTCGGCTGTGTATGTGGTTCCATCTTCTTGCTCTATGTTCTGTGATGGTTCAGTCACCAGGATTGGTTCTCCTGATGGCTCTTCTTCTCTGGCCATTGAGCTAAGTCGGGTCATTAGCTCGTCTCTGCTTGCGGTTCCTAACCATCTCACAGTACTCGCTATCTGTGAGTAGTAAAACGATTTCCCTGCTTTGCTGTATTTTCTATAGCACTCGCTTTCAAGAAACTCAGATGCGTTTTGGGAATCAATCCTGCATCAACATTACAGTTAAATGAGATAAGAGAGTGGCACATATAATACTGAAAAGAGGGTTGAAGAGGTTTTTACTCTTTTACACCAAGCAGTTGAAGTACTTTTGTAAGCTCATTCAAGAGTCTCTGCTTGCTTGATTCCCTTAGTGTTTCAGATATCGCATTCTTCTCTGACTTTTTGACCTGCAAACAGTATGCTAAGTTATACTTCTGTTTCTGAAGTAGGTAAAGCGAATCTGTTACTAAACCTGTTTATTGCTTTCGTTGTACTTTTCCTCAGCCCGCTCCAGTAAAACCAGTTTCTCATCTACTCCCAGCTTCCTCGATAGTTTAGGTCCTGCTAGGCTTTTGACAACATCAGCTCCATCTGCATGTAGATGAATCAACACGTGagtaaaaatattgaatatataTAAGTGCTAAATCTCTACTGAAGGAAGTGCTACCATCTGAATCTGATATTTCCTCGTCGGAATTGCTTCCATCTTCATTACGATTCCAGAACTCAGAGTACTGCCCTTCATTGGTCTTATTATCACTCGAGCTTGCAAAATAATTGAGTACGGAGTTCAGTTCTTTTGTATATTTGTTGCATGCACAGTTAGATGAGGTTTTA
It encodes:
- the LOC103834938 gene encoding ganglioside-induced differentiation-associated protein 2 → MSTQISEIEQEQLLEKLEIFKIHGRDKRRRKILRIIGKFFPARFLSLDVLKTYLEEKIFPRLGRKPFSILYVHTGVQRSENFPGISALRAIYDAIPVNVRDNLQEVYFLHPGLQSRLFLATCGRFLFSGGLYGKLRYVSRVDYLWEHVRRNEIEMPEFVYDHDDDLEYRPMMDYGQESDHARVYAGAAVDSPVSSFSMRCIS